From the uncultured Trichococcus sp. genome, one window contains:
- the pfkB gene encoding 1-phosphofructokinase yields MIYTVTLNPSIDYIVHLPAIELGEVNRIQQDFKLPGGKGINVSRILNELEVENTALGFLGGFTGKYIEDWLEAENSKTHFTHVDEATRINVKIKSGMETEMNGPGPNIEPAVAEEFLKQFDALDPENDIVVLAGSKPTSLPDDYYQTIIRRLTDKGVPFLIDTTGEELKNALPFHPLLVKPNHHELAELFDTTFETDEDILPYGKKLLEAGAQYAIISMAAKGAILFTPEGVYHGTVPKGVLKNSVGSGDSMIAGFVGTYMKTHDPLEAFKVSIACGSATAFADDLAKREEIDALVKQVTISQL; encoded by the coding sequence ATGATATATACAGTAACATTAAATCCATCCATCGATTACATCGTCCATTTACCCGCTATCGAGTTGGGTGAAGTGAACCGTATCCAACAGGATTTCAAACTGCCGGGTGGCAAAGGCATCAACGTTTCCCGCATCCTGAATGAACTGGAAGTGGAAAATACCGCTTTAGGTTTCCTTGGCGGTTTCACCGGAAAATACATCGAAGACTGGCTGGAAGCGGAAAACAGCAAAACGCACTTTACGCATGTGGATGAAGCAACCCGCATCAATGTCAAAATCAAGTCAGGGATGGAGACGGAAATGAACGGCCCGGGCCCGAATATCGAGCCTGCAGTCGCCGAAGAATTCCTGAAACAATTCGATGCGCTTGATCCGGAAAACGACATCGTAGTCTTGGCGGGAAGCAAACCTACAAGCTTGCCGGATGATTATTATCAGACCATCATCCGCAGACTGACGGACAAAGGCGTACCGTTCCTGATCGATACGACTGGGGAAGAATTAAAAAATGCGTTGCCGTTCCATCCGTTGCTGGTAAAACCGAACCACCACGAGTTGGCTGAATTGTTCGATACTACTTTTGAAACGGATGAGGACATCTTGCCATACGGGAAGAAGCTGCTTGAAGCTGGAGCGCAATACGCGATCATCTCGATGGCCGCTAAAGGAGCGATCCTTTTCACTCCGGAAGGTGTTTACCATGGAACAGTACCGAAAGGTGTACTTAAAAATTCAGTCGGTTCCGGAGATTCAATGATCGCCGGATTTGTCGGGACATACATGAAGACGCACGACCCGTTGGAAGCATTCAAAGTCAGTATCGCCTGCGGAAGCGCAACCGCCTTTGCCGACGATTTAGCCAAACGCGAAGAAATTGATGCTCTAGTCAAACAAGTCACTATCAGTCAGCTATAG
- a CDS encoding fructose-specific PTS transporter subunit EIIC, with protein MKINDILLKELMIMDLQATTKEGVIDEMIAGLSTNGIINDAAVYKEGIMKRESQTSTGLGDGIAMPHAKNKAVIKPAVVFAKSAAGVDYASLDGQPAHLFFMIAAPEGANNVHLEVLASLSRLLINPDFTASLKKAQTPEEVQGLFAAAEAAREAKEQAEAAAKAAPVAATETKRPFVIAVTACPTGIAHTYMAEDSLKLMAEKMGVDIRVETNGSDGVKNALTADEIRRADGVIIAADKKVEMARFNGKHVLQRPVSDGINKAEELITKAMRQEAPILNVEGDIFATSDSDEKQSIIGRVYKDLMNGISHMLPFVVGGGILIAISFLFETSFGADSELFLSFMAIGGAAFSFLIPILAGYIAMSIADRPGLLPGMAGGYLAVQANAGFLGGLIAGFLAGYIMVYLKKAFKGLPRTLDGMKTILLYPVFGLLITGLLMYFLVGPVFSTINTAMITFLENLGTGNAVLLGAVLGGMMAIDMGGPFNKAAYAFSIGIFTDTGDGSLMAAVMAGGMIPPLAIGIATLIFKNKFTDIEQKSGLSNILLGLSFITEGAIPFAAADPMRVIGSSIVGSAIAGGLTQLWAVSIPAPHGGLFVITLANRPLMFLLALLIGTAVSALMLGFWKQDKTQAVAK; from the coding sequence ATGAAAATCAATGATATCTTACTAAAAGAATTGATGATTATGGATTTGCAAGCAACAACCAAAGAGGGCGTCATCGATGAAATGATCGCAGGTCTTTCCACTAATGGCATCATCAATGATGCTGCGGTTTACAAAGAGGGCATCATGAAGCGCGAATCACAAACGTCCACTGGTTTGGGCGATGGCATCGCAATGCCGCATGCCAAAAACAAAGCGGTCATCAAACCCGCTGTCGTTTTTGCAAAAAGTGCTGCCGGTGTGGACTATGCATCATTGGATGGTCAACCAGCACATCTGTTCTTCATGATCGCGGCTCCGGAAGGCGCAAATAATGTTCATTTGGAAGTTTTGGCGTCATTATCCCGTTTACTCATCAATCCTGATTTCACTGCATCATTGAAAAAAGCTCAGACTCCAGAAGAAGTTCAAGGGTTATTTGCGGCAGCAGAAGCTGCACGCGAAGCCAAAGAGCAAGCCGAAGCAGCAGCGAAGGCAGCTCCAGTAGCAGCAACCGAAACGAAGAGACCTTTCGTCATTGCAGTAACGGCTTGTCCTACAGGGATCGCACACACGTATATGGCTGAAGATTCATTGAAATTGATGGCTGAAAAAATGGGCGTCGATATCCGCGTTGAAACAAACGGCTCGGATGGCGTCAAGAACGCCTTGACAGCCGACGAAATCCGCCGTGCTGATGGTGTCATCATAGCAGCTGACAAAAAAGTTGAAATGGCGCGCTTCAACGGCAAACACGTTCTGCAAAGACCGGTAAGCGACGGCATCAACAAAGCTGAAGAATTGATCACAAAAGCAATGCGTCAAGAAGCGCCGATCCTGAACGTAGAAGGCGATATATTCGCAACCAGCGACAGCGACGAAAAACAATCTATCATCGGAAGAGTCTACAAAGACCTGATGAACGGCATTTCACACATGTTGCCGTTTGTTGTCGGTGGTGGTATCCTGATTGCGATTTCCTTCCTGTTCGAAACGTCATTCGGTGCTGACAGCGAGTTGTTCCTCTCCTTCATGGCCATCGGTGGAGCGGCATTCAGCTTCCTGATTCCGATTTTGGCCGGTTACATCGCAATGAGTATCGCGGATCGTCCAGGATTGCTTCCAGGTATGGCAGGTGGTTACTTGGCTGTGCAAGCAAATGCCGGATTCTTGGGCGGGTTGATTGCTGGTTTCTTGGCAGGTTACATCATGGTTTATCTGAAGAAAGCCTTTAAAGGATTGCCTCGTACCTTGGATGGCATGAAGACAATTCTCTTGTATCCAGTGTTCGGTCTATTGATAACTGGCTTGTTGATGTACTTCTTGGTAGGTCCTGTCTTTTCCACAATCAATACAGCTATGATCACCTTCCTGGAAAACTTGGGTACTGGTAATGCAGTACTGTTGGGTGCTGTTCTTGGCGGCATGATGGCAATCGATATGGGTGGTCCATTCAACAAAGCGGCTTACGCCTTCTCAATCGGTATCTTCACGGATACTGGCGATGGCAGCTTGATGGCCGCTGTAATGGCTGGTGGTATGATTCCTCCATTGGCAATCGGTATCGCAACATTGATTTTCAAAAACAAATTTACGGATATCGAACAAAAATCCGGACTTTCCAACATCCTGTTGGGCCTATCCTTCATCACTGAAGGTGCGATTCCATTCGCTGCGGCAGATCCGATGCGCGTAATCGGTTCATCCATCGTTGGTTCAGCGATTGCTGGTGGGTTGACGCAGCTATGGGCAGTTTCAATCCCTGCACCACATGGTGGGTTGTTCGTAATCACATTGGCTAACCGTCCGTTGA